The following coding sequences are from one Pusillimonas sp. DMV24BSW_D window:
- a CDS encoding helix-turn-helix domain-containing protein: MDISEVARRTGMATSTLRYYEEKGLIHSVGRRAQRRIFGPRILDQLAIIALGRAAGFSLDEIGDMLHANGKVQINRQKLTAKAEEIDRSIKQLKAVRDGLRHAANCPEKSHLDCPTFRRLMDAAGSGQLKPLIPAVIKNR, from the coding sequence CGCCAGGCGAACAGGTATGGCAACATCAACGCTTCGCTATTATGAGGAAAAAGGCTTGATTCACTCTGTTGGCCGGCGGGCGCAGCGGCGCATATTCGGCCCGCGGATACTGGATCAGTTGGCGATTATTGCCCTGGGGCGTGCCGCCGGGTTTTCGTTGGATGAGATTGGCGACATGCTTCATGCAAATGGCAAGGTGCAAATCAACAGGCAGAAACTGACTGCCAAGGCCGAAGAGATTGATCGCTCGATTAAGCAATTGAAAGCGGTACGCGACGGCTTGCGCCATGCGGCCAATTGTCCGGAAAAGAGTCATCTTGATTGCCCGACTTTTCGCCGGCTTATGGATGCGGCCGGTTCGGGGCAGCTTAAGCCGTTAATACCGGCGGTGATAAAAAACCGCTAA
- a CDS encoding isochorismatase family protein translates to MRQILLVVDVQSTFSPPNWLVAGIGRVIERIPSIATIELHDEAHTPFQSQLGWRPAAQDTCLVVPDQVFVKHGYTPPAEVLAYLKRFNPDRVLVCGVQTETCVLAAGFALFDAGLHPTLVTDLTVGSSLDRSGQLGISLWEHHFRNTVSSDQLLAGFD, encoded by the coding sequence ATGCGCCAGATACTGCTTGTTGTTGATGTGCAATCAACCTTTTCACCGCCCAATTGGCTGGTCGCGGGTATTGGACGCGTGATTGAACGTATCCCCTCTATTGCCACAATTGAATTACACGACGAGGCGCACACACCCTTCCAGAGTCAGTTGGGCTGGCGGCCTGCAGCGCAAGACACGTGTTTGGTGGTGCCGGATCAGGTATTCGTTAAGCATGGTTATACGCCGCCTGCCGAAGTGTTGGCCTATTTGAAGCGCTTTAATCCAGACCGCGTCCTGGTGTGTGGTGTTCAAACGGAAACGTGTGTGTTGGCGGCGGGGTTTGCGCTGTTTGATGCCGGGTTGCATCCCACGCTGGTAACGGATTTAACGGTTGGTTCGTCGTTAGACCGGTCGGGGCAGCTTGGTATTAGTTTGTGGGAACATCATTTCCGCAATACGGTGTCGTCTGATCAGTTGCTCGCGGGTTTTGATTAA
- a CDS encoding aminotransferase-like domain-containing protein: protein MVSTSTVKSIVQLLAGDIQSGKLPPGGALPTHRQLAARHGVAVASASKVYAQLTAMGLVIGETGRGTFVRDRPLQREWDSDDEARLSRTAADLSFNHPTWAGQADLLRTMLRELAVSGDLAALMHQQPPGGRRHEREIVADFLTAERRIQTKAEQVFLVNGAQQGLDVAIRTLLRPHDCVAVDALTYPGFKMAAHLHGLALKPITYHAGGPDLDALNALCRRERIRAIYAMPTLHNPLGWVLTAQQRHQLANIARQHNCMLIEDASYAFLAGKSPPPLATLAPERTIYVSSLSKSLASGLRFGFVVVPDTYAKQFRSVIRATYWSAPSIITAMATRWIASGAVTKHEKHMRADAQQRQAIARKILGNMAFTAHPNALFLWLPLPEDLRADRIAAALAKNEIAVSKAEAYATTPHVPHALRIGLSSVPLAQLEPTLLRLRQTIEQFPV from the coding sequence ATGGTGTCGACGTCGACCGTAAAGTCTATCGTGCAGTTACTGGCGGGCGATATTCAAAGCGGAAAGCTGCCGCCCGGCGGCGCGTTGCCCACCCATCGCCAACTGGCCGCCCGGCATGGTGTGGCTGTTGCCTCGGCCAGCAAGGTCTACGCACAACTCACTGCCATGGGGCTGGTTATTGGTGAAACAGGGCGCGGCACCTTTGTGCGCGATCGCCCCCTGCAACGCGAGTGGGACAGCGATGACGAAGCCAGATTAAGCCGCACCGCCGCAGACCTTTCATTCAACCACCCCACCTGGGCCGGCCAAGCCGACCTGCTGCGAACCATGCTGCGTGAACTGGCAGTCTCGGGCGATCTAGCCGCACTCATGCATCAGCAACCGCCCGGCGGCCGGCGCCACGAACGGGAAATCGTTGCCGATTTCCTAACTGCGGAACGCCGCATTCAAACCAAAGCAGAACAGGTTTTCCTGGTGAACGGTGCGCAACAAGGGTTGGATGTTGCCATACGCACCTTGTTACGCCCGCACGATTGCGTTGCGGTCGATGCCTTAACCTACCCCGGCTTCAAAATGGCGGCGCACCTGCATGGCCTGGCATTGAAGCCCATTACCTACCACGCCGGCGGCCCCGACCTGGACGCGCTCAACGCGCTATGCCGCCGCGAACGCATTCGGGCAATCTATGCCATGCCCACCCTGCACAACCCCCTGGGCTGGGTGCTAACGGCCCAACAGCGACACCAATTGGCGAACATCGCCCGGCAGCACAACTGCATGCTGATTGAAGATGCGTCGTACGCCTTCCTGGCCGGTAAATCGCCGCCCCCACTCGCAACGCTGGCGCCGGAACGCACCATTTATGTTTCCAGCTTGTCGAAAAGCCTGGCAAGCGGCCTGCGCTTCGGCTTTGTGGTGGTACCGGATACCTATGCAAAACAATTCAGGTCGGTCATCCGCGCCACCTACTGGAGTGCGCCCAGCATCATCACCGCCATGGCCACGCGCTGGATCGCAAGCGGCGCGGTAACAAAACACGAAAAACACATGCGTGCCGACGCGCAACAACGCCAGGCCATTGCAAGAAAAATACTGGGTAACATGGCGTTCACCGCGCACCCCAACGCGCTATTCTTGTGGCTGCCCTTACCCGAAGATTTGCGCGCCGACAGAATTGCCGCCGCATTAGCCAAGAACGAGATTGCCGTCTCGAAAGCCGAGGCCTATGCCACCACACCCCATGTACCGCACGCTCTTCGAATTGGTTTGAGTTCGGTGCCTTTGGCACAATTGGAGCCCACCCTGCTACGCCTGCGGCAAACCATTGAGCAATTCCCCGTTTAA
- a CDS encoding PaaI family thioesterase, whose translation MSRVAISSGTHPVPVLEFLRRQLNGTLKEGDVTHMRYPTAISQLLGFRIVEIGEGTAVLQFEANAEIHGNQQGTVHGGLLCELADAAIGTAHSTLMQEGESFTSIDLKANFLRPVWVSTLRASACASHRGRTISHYQCEIRRNEDNKVVGTVESVVMTLRGDAAKGR comes from the coding sequence ATGTCCCGCGTCGCCATTTCCTCAGGCACCCACCCTGTTCCCGTTCTTGAGTTTCTGCGCCGGCAATTGAACGGCACGTTGAAGGAAGGCGATGTAACGCATATGCGTTACCCCACGGCTATTTCCCAATTGCTGGGGTTTCGTATTGTTGAGATCGGTGAAGGCACCGCAGTGCTGCAATTCGAAGCGAACGCCGAAATACACGGCAATCAGCAAGGCACCGTGCATGGGGGGTTACTGTGCGAATTGGCCGACGCTGCGATTGGCACGGCGCATTCCACCTTAATGCAGGAAGGCGAAAGCTTTACCAGCATTGACCTGAAAGCCAATTTTCTGCGCCCTGTTTGGGTCTCTACGTTGCGCGCCAGTGCCTGTGCCTCGCACCGCGGACGCACGATTAGTCATTACCAATGTGAAATCAGGCGCAATGAAGACAACAAGGTGGTGGGAACGGTTGAAAGCGTGGTGATGACGTTAAGGGGGGATGCGGCGAAGGGGCGTTGA
- a CDS encoding DUF5602 domain-containing protein, producing MIRPVIAAAATAATFAFAIGGVAAAEPSVLHAPPPAPHKAVSSLVKLPDFIPGMGQLFVDPDSLPAGPFLGYDRDGKLVNTTYMIPLSLMTPEMNLNDLNAPAGSVDHVDIVYNAGHPGVAEPHIHIVLWNVPTNGESRVAK from the coding sequence ATGATTCGTCCTGTTATTGCTGCAGCTGCAACAGCTGCTACGTTTGCTTTTGCCATCGGCGGTGTTGCCGCCGCAGAGCCTTCCGTTTTGCACGCTCCTCCCCCCGCGCCACACAAAGCGGTGAGTTCATTGGTGAAACTGCCGGATTTCATTCCGGGTATGGGGCAGCTTTTTGTCGATCCAGATAGCTTGCCCGCCGGCCCTTTTCTGGGATACGACCGCGACGGTAAGCTGGTTAATACCACCTATATGATTCCGTTGTCGCTGATGACGCCGGAAATGAATCTGAATGATCTAAACGCGCCTGCAGGGTCGGTTGATCACGTTGATATTGTGTATAACGCGGGCCACCCCGGCGTTGCAGAGCCACACATTCATATCGTGCTTTGGAATGTGCCGACGAATGGGGAAAGTCGGGTTGCCAAATGA
- a CDS encoding plastocyanin/azurin family copper-binding protein has product MKAFVDNARRRVLLSGGAGLLLSALSSRRSVAAEAVEISMSGAASGAHVWFRPRGLFIQPGQTVRWVNHEVGNVHTVTAYHPDNGKPLRIPDGAASWDSGYLMPDESFALQFDKPGIYDYFCIPHEHAGMVGRIVVGHVDASVRPYATTDALLPAAAVAGFPDVAGILKNRD; this is encoded by the coding sequence ATGAAAGCGTTCGTCGATAATGCGCGCCGGCGCGTTTTGCTCTCGGGTGGCGCCGGTTTGTTGCTGTCAGCCCTTTCTTCCAGGCGTTCTGTTGCCGCTGAAGCGGTTGAAATCAGCATGTCCGGCGCTGCATCTGGCGCACATGTTTGGTTTCGTCCACGTGGTTTGTTCATACAACCCGGCCAAACCGTTAGATGGGTCAATCATGAGGTGGGAAATGTTCATACGGTCACCGCCTATCATCCCGACAATGGCAAACCCCTGCGAATTCCCGACGGAGCCGCGTCTTGGGATTCCGGCTACTTAATGCCCGACGAATCTTTTGCACTGCAGTTCGATAAGCCGGGTATTTACGACTACTTTTGTATCCCCCATGAGCATGCGGGAATGGTCGGCCGAATCGTGGTTGGACATGTCGATGCCTCAGTGCGGCCCTACGCCACGACCGACGCGCTATTGCCGGCTGCGGCGGTTGCCGGTTTTCCCGATGTCGCCGGCATTCTAAAGAATAGAGATTAA
- the folE gene encoding GTP cyclohydrolase I — translation MLATLPTPSTENRPFMGSSRVSDRIRSRLLAAGHRYHANDNIAAFIENGEMHAMHAEVENCVREMLKALVIDVENDHNTADTAKRVAKMFIREVFQGRYEQAPSITAFPNISQLNELMVVGPIRVRSACSHHLCPIMGKVWIGVRPNASSDLIGLSKYARICEWIMSRPQIQEEAVVMLADELEGHIKPDGLAVVMEASHFCMHWRGIKDDGALMKNVVMRGAFKDDKALRDEFYRHLI, via the coding sequence ATGCTTGCAACCTTACCGACCCCTTCCACAGAAAATCGTCCTTTTATGGGAAGCTCACGCGTCTCAGATCGGATCCGCTCTCGACTGCTTGCAGCCGGGCACCGCTATCATGCCAATGACAATATTGCTGCGTTTATAGAGAACGGCGAAATGCACGCGATGCATGCAGAAGTCGAAAATTGTGTGCGTGAAATGCTCAAGGCCCTGGTGATCGATGTTGAGAATGACCACAATACCGCCGACACCGCAAAACGTGTTGCCAAAATGTTTATTCGCGAAGTGTTCCAAGGGCGCTATGAACAAGCGCCTTCAATAACGGCGTTTCCAAATATCTCACAACTAAACGAGCTGATGGTTGTGGGGCCGATTAGGGTACGTAGCGCTTGCTCACATCATTTGTGCCCTATTATGGGCAAGGTGTGGATCGGTGTGCGGCCCAACGCATCGTCAGACTTAATTGGTTTGTCCAAGTACGCGCGTATTTGTGAGTGGATTATGAGCCGCCCGCAAATACAGGAGGAAGCGGTTGTGATGCTTGCCGATGAATTGGAAGGGCATATAAAGCCGGATGGTTTGGCCGTGGTGATGGAAGCGAGCCATTTTTGTATGCACTGGCGAGGCATTAAGGACGATGGCGCGTTGATGAAAAACGTTGTCATGCGCGGTGCTTTCAAAGATGATAAAGCACTTCGGGACGAGTTCTATAGGCATTTAATTTAG
- a CDS encoding RNA polymerase sigma factor produces MQTTQLKTPLIYSEATPEKELIASAAFGNDEAFEMIMRRHNRLLFRTARSILNSDTEAEDALQEAYLRAWQALPNFRLEAKLSTWLVQIVVNEALGRLRRKSAQIIPLDTTINSSDPEVQASLMDKSDQQPERFAMRAQLRKIIEAHIEQLPDLYRTVFVLRAVEELTTQEVALALKMPEATVRIRYHRARSLLRASLANDIDITLDDAFSFDGARCDRIVNAVLARGKSLHFPRKRGPIDQELT; encoded by the coding sequence ATGCAAACCACACAATTAAAAACACCCCTCATTTACTCAGAAGCTACGCCGGAAAAAGAACTCATTGCGTCTGCTGCGTTTGGCAACGACGAAGCCTTTGAAATGATTATGCGCCGCCATAATCGGTTGCTATTTAGAACAGCGCGCAGCATTTTGAACAGTGATACAGAGGCCGAAGATGCGCTGCAGGAGGCTTATTTGCGGGCCTGGCAAGCGTTACCCAATTTTCGCCTGGAGGCCAAACTTTCAACTTGGTTAGTACAAATTGTCGTGAACGAGGCGCTTGGGCGACTGCGGCGTAAAAGTGCTCAAATTATTCCTTTGGATACCACCATCAATTCATCTGATCCTGAAGTGCAGGCCTCGTTAATGGATAAGTCCGACCAACAGCCTGAACGGTTTGCAATGCGGGCGCAGTTGCGCAAGATAATAGAGGCGCATATTGAGCAGCTGCCCGACTTGTACCGAACAGTGTTTGTGTTACGTGCCGTGGAGGAGTTAACGACACAAGAAGTTGCGTTGGCATTAAAAATGCCGGAGGCAACCGTGCGTATTCGATACCATCGAGCCCGCAGCCTTTTGCGTGCGAGTTTGGCGAACGATATTGATATAACGCTGGACGATGCATTTTCATTCGACGGCGCACGTTGCGATCGCATCGTTAATGCCGTGTTGGCAAGGGGTAAGTCTTTACATTTTCCTCGAAAGCGCGGCCCGATTGATCAGGAGCTAACGTAA
- a CDS encoding alpha/beta fold hydrolase, which translates to MTQLTYVLVHGAWHTGAELEPTAEHLRSRGHLVMCPTLAGNRPGDDRATIGLEDAAQSLAAYLDEHDLNEVRLVGHSYGGMVISRVADLRPERLARLVYVNAFVPDPGEALNDLVPPHYVELFDAVSAQNNGAVMLPFPVWREAFINDASLSLATSAYEKLNPHPYKTFQDGIVLSQPMAASPVPKSYVNCREDTALPQSLGWHPRLSEKLGLFRYVECSGSHEVWFTDPQAIADAIEKAGRD; encoded by the coding sequence ATGACGCAATTAACTTATGTGTTGGTTCACGGGGCTTGGCATACGGGGGCGGAGCTTGAGCCCACGGCAGAGCATCTTCGTTCGCGCGGCCATTTGGTCATGTGCCCTACTTTGGCGGGAAACCGGCCCGGCGATGATCGTGCCACGATTGGCTTGGAGGACGCGGCGCAGTCGCTGGCGGCATACCTCGACGAACATGATTTGAACGAGGTGCGCCTGGTGGGGCATAGCTACGGCGGTATGGTGATTTCGCGGGTGGCGGATTTACGCCCCGAACGTTTGGCACGCTTGGTTTATGTGAATGCGTTTGTGCCTGATCCCGGCGAGGCGCTGAATGATTTAGTACCGCCGCATTATGTTGAGCTTTTCGATGCGGTTTCAGCGCAGAACAATGGTGCGGTGATGTTGCCGTTTCCGGTATGGCGCGAGGCTTTCATTAATGATGCTTCGCTAAGCTTGGCCACCAGCGCCTATGAAAAGCTGAATCCGCATCCATATAAAACGTTTCAAGACGGCATTGTGTTAAGCCAACCTATGGCGGCCAGCCCTGTTCCGAAGAGTTATGTGAATTGTCGCGAAGACACCGCATTGCCGCAAAGCCTGGGATGGCATCCACGCTTGTCGGAGAAGCTGGGGCTGTTTCGTTATGTTGAGTGCAGCGGAAGCCACGAGGTGTGGTTTACCGACCCGCAGGCGATTGCCGATGCCATTGAAAAAGCGGGGCGTGATTAG
- a CDS encoding twin-arginine translocation signal domain-containing protein: MGIKRRDFIKGCAAAGTLMVPGMAMAAQVANANNVQNAAMNARIEKSIKASFGGGFSVQAHTQSAGLTYANIEHFGNRYKVASADLLDWKIVSAV; this comes from the coding sequence ATGGGCATTAAGCGTAGGGATTTCATCAAGGGCTGCGCTGCGGCGGGAACGTTAATGGTGCCGGGCATGGCCATGGCCGCACAAGTGGCTAATGCAAATAATGTGCAGAACGCCGCAATGAACGCACGTATTGAAAAATCAATCAAAGCAAGCTTCGGCGGGGGCTTTTCGGTACAGGCCCATACGCAATCCGCCGGGCTTACCTACGCCAACATCGAGCATTTTGGTAACCGGTATAAGGTTGCATCGGCCGACTTGCTCGATTGGAAGATCGTGAGCGCCGTTTAG